The Spirochaetota bacterium genome includes a region encoding these proteins:
- a CDS encoding ABC transporter permease gives MKIKFLFFIGIIVFLFSFFLIGYSFNRFYESYSYKTSTYFYTEFPIISNFLKGNVKEYNSRIDQIFFFILLIASIYFFIYSFKLIGENLIFKSGKTLGGTIKYFLMSTLLKGVTKYPLFTFIVRRFLSMIPIMLVVVFITIGLMELAPGDILTQFRFNPEIKEDVIKKLASQYGLDKPFIRKFLDWIKSVITKGDFGESLSYKRPVYELLADNLPHTIFLNFLSIFFIYALAIPLGVTAALNQFKWKDRTISFITFIFLSTPVYFFAIMLLYLVYWIKNGLGWKDFPIPIGSGTPYNWMDLSIFEKMKNYFFRMILPVLATSMGGIASFIRFMRGQMLEELNKLYITTARSKGLKRSLIVYKHALRNAVNPFVTNFGGIFASLLSGSLLTEIIFNFPGIGYILYQALQAEDLFLVMGNFILSAFLTLLGILISDILLTVVDPRIRIS, from the coding sequence ATGAAAATAAAATTTTTATTTTTTATTGGTATTATAGTTTTTTTATTTTCTTTTTTTCTTATAGGTTATTCATTTAATAGATTTTATGAGAGTTACTCATATAAAACATCAACATATTTTTATACTGAATTCCCCATAATATCTAATTTTTTAAAAGGAAATGTTAAAGAATATAATTCAAGAATTGACCAAATTTTCTTTTTTATACTGTTAATAGCTTCTATTTATTTTTTTATTTATAGCTTTAAATTAATTGGAGAAAATTTAATATTTAAGAGTGGAAAAACATTAGGGGGAACTATTAAATATTTTCTTATGAGCACATTACTTAAAGGAGTAACAAAGTATCCCTTATTTACATTTATTGTCAGAAGATTTTTATCTATGATACCAATAATGCTTGTTGTTGTTTTTATAACTATTGGTTTAATGGAACTTGCTCCAGGGGATATTTTAACTCAATTTAGATTTAATCCAGAAATTAAAGAAGATGTAATAAAGAAATTAGCTTCTCAGTATGGACTTGATAAGCCATTTATTAGAAAATTTTTAGATTGGATTAAAAGTGTTATAACAAAAGGCGATTTTGGAGAATCTTTAAGTTATAAGAGACCAGTTTATGAATTACTTGCAGATAATTTACCACATACTATATTTCTAAATTTCTTATCAATATTTTTTATCTATGCTTTAGCTATACCTCTTGGTGTAACGGCAGCTTTGAATCAATTTAAATGGAAAGATAGAACTATATCTTTTATAACCTTTATTTTTTTATCAACACCAGTATATTTTTTCGCGATAATGTTGCTTTATTTAGTTTATTGGATTAAAAATGGTTTAGGATGGAAAGATTTTCCTATACCAATTGGAAGTGGTACTCCGTATAACTGGATGGATCTAAGTATTTTCGAAAAAATGAAAAATTATTTTTTTAGAATGATTTTACCAGTTCTTGCAACTTCAATGGGAGGAATAGCATCATTTATTAGATTTATGAGAGGTCAAATGCTTGAAGAACTTAACAAGTTATATATTACAACTGCAAGATCTAAAGGATTGAAAAGAAGTCTAATTGTTTATAAACATGCTTTAAGAAATGCTGTTAACCCATTTGTAACTAATTTTGGTGGTATATTTGCATCTCTTCTATCAGGATCATTATTAACTGAAATTATCTTTAATTTCCCAGGAATAGGTTATATATTGTATCAAGCTTTACAAGCAGAGGATTTATTCCTTGTAATGGGAAACTTTATTTTGTCAGCATTTTTAACTTTATTAGGCATTCTTATATCAGATATTCTATTAACTGTTGTAGATCCAAGAATAAGAATTAGTTAA
- a CDS encoding Mrp/NBP35 family ATP-binding protein, translating to MSDKEEYKDFLIKENLSRIKNKIIVLSCKGGVGKSTIATNISYGFAIKGFKTAIFDIDMHGPSIPKMIGNECVNLEEKNEDGRSKPYKVLENLYALSMGFFLKNTDDPLIWRGPIKVGLLKKFFSDIYWPELDLLVIDSPPGTGDEIISLFNIIGNIDGAIIVSTPQDISMIDVSKSVKFCKMFNIKILGIIENMSYFECPNCKNRIKVFDGNASEKLKELYGLEILGELPLDPDISKCSDIGRPYIYDFGKKEGGIIFSNIVNKLIEKIYI from the coding sequence ATGAGTGATAAGGAAGAATATAAAGATTTTTTAATAAAAGAGAACCTTTCAAGAATTAAAAACAAAATAATAGTGCTTTCTTGCAAAGGTGGGGTTGGCAAATCAACTATTGCTACTAATATTTCATATGGTTTTGCAATTAAAGGTTTTAAAACTGCAATTTTTGATATAGATATGCATGGTCCATCAATTCCAAAAATGATAGGAAATGAATGTGTTAATCTTGAAGAAAAAAATGAAGATGGAAGGAGTAAGCCTTATAAAGTACTTGAGAATCTTTATGCTTTAAGTATGGGATTTTTTCTTAAAAACACCGATGATCCTTTAATTTGGAGAGGGCCAATAAAAGTAGGACTTTTGAAAAAGTTTTTTTCTGATATTTATTGGCCTGAACTTGATTTACTAGTTATTGATTCTCCACCTGGTACTGGGGATGAGATTATTTCATTATTTAATATTATAGGAAATATTGATGGTGCAATTATTGTATCAACACCCCAAGATATTTCTATGATTGATGTTAGTAAATCTGTAAAATTTTGTAAAATGTTTAATATAAAAATATTAGGGATCATTGAAAATATGTCATATTTTGAATGTCCCAATTGTAAAAATAGGATTAAGGTTTTTGATGGAAATGCTTCAGAAAAATTAAAAGAGTTATATGGCTTAGAGATATTGGGTGAATTACCCTTAGATCCTGATATTTCTAAATGTTCAGATATTGGAAGACCATATATTTATGATTTTGGTAAAAAAGAGGGAGGAATAATTTTTTCTAACATTGTAAATAAGCTAATTGAAAAGATTTATATTTGA
- a CDS encoding ABC transporter permease → MLDFDLNVVKERKEKLYGKIKKETDKHLRKIVNYQKKERKETSFTLFIRKFKKHKLAVIFFWILMFFYFCMFLSGFIAPYSAQYKFKRNSYNIPTRIHFFDERGKFIGPYVFKYKMINPIFKSYSREVEDVVFYKNKQINIYVKYKISFFVKAEPYKLFWFIPTDIHLFGVKGSYDSKTGEHQYPIFLFGADGLGRDIFSRILHGSWVSLTVGFLGTFISLIIALILGGIAGYLGGKIDWLIMRFCEILLLFPGFYFLLFLRSLIPVSIPPAQSYILIVTILAIISFGGLTRIVRGFFLSFKNEDYVLAAQAQGISQSRIIFKHIVPQLSSYLIVSVSMSIPGYILGETGLSFLGLGITEPSVSWGLLLSESNNVSNVFYYPWILIPSIFIILTTMSFNMIGDGLRDALDPRTKI, encoded by the coding sequence ATGTTAGATTTTGATCTAAATGTAGTAAAAGAAAGAAAAGAAAAATTATATGGAAAAATAAAAAAGGAAACTGATAAACATTTAAGAAAAATAGTAAATTATCAAAAAAAGGAAAGAAAAGAAACTTCATTTACTCTTTTCATAAGAAAATTTAAAAAACATAAACTTGCTGTAATATTTTTTTGGATTTTAATGTTCTTCTATTTTTGTATGTTTTTATCTGGATTTATAGCTCCTTATTCTGCACAATATAAATTTAAAAGGAATTCTTATAATATACCAACAAGGATTCACTTTTTTGATGAAAGAGGAAAGTTTATTGGGCCATATGTTTTTAAATATAAAATGATTAACCCTATATTCAAATCCTATTCAAGAGAAGTTGAAGATGTAGTATTTTATAAAAACAAACAAATAAATATATATGTTAAATACAAAATTAGTTTTTTTGTTAAAGCAGAACCATATAAACTATTCTGGTTTATACCTACAGATATTCATTTGTTTGGTGTTAAAGGAAGTTACGATAGTAAAACAGGTGAGCATCAATATCCTATTTTTCTATTTGGGGCAGATGGTTTAGGTAGGGATATTTTTTCAAGAATATTGCATGGAAGTTGGGTTTCATTAACAGTTGGTTTTCTTGGAACTTTTATTAGTTTAATAATAGCTCTTATTTTAGGTGGAATAGCAGGTTATTTAGGAGGTAAAATAGACTGGTTGATAATGAGATTTTGTGAAATATTATTATTATTCCCTGGTTTTTACTTTTTATTATTTTTAAGATCATTAATTCCAGTTTCCATCCCTCCAGCTCAATCATATATATTAATAGTTACTATTCTTGCAATAATTAGTTTTGGAGGATTAACAAGAATTGTTAGAGGATTTTTTTTATCATTCAAAAATGAAGATTATGTTTTAGCAGCTCAAGCTCAAGGAATATCACAATCAAGAATTATATTTAAACATATTGTTCCTCAACTTTCTTCATACTTAATAGTTAGTGTTTCAATGTCAATACCAGGTTATATTTTAGGTGAAACTGGTTTGTCATTTTTAGGACTTGGAATAACAGAACCATCTGTATCGTGGGGTTTGCTTTTATCTGAATCAAATAATGTAAGTAATGTTTTTTATTATCCATGGATTTTGATTCCTTCGATTTTTATAATATTAACTACAATGTCATTTAATATGATCGGTGATGGTTTGAGAGATGCTTTAGATCCAAGAACAAAAATTTAA
- a CDS encoding PHP domain-containing protein: MFIGNLIKKNIKNYFNSSVDLHLHSNLSDGTYSVKEIYFNAKKLKMKIISINDHDNIIPENEYNEFLKDSSLKLINGIETSSFLYYKEKKFSVHVLGYKVKDYNKVLKLVEELKKFRRERNLKILNKMKDFFYKNNILFDFESFERNSDFNKISRLHYAKILFDLKIEKSVKKAFKKYLTRDGVLYCEKKNFDFLELINYLKDCFAKVFLAHPFISFPKELISNKKQLMKYFDNIILNGIDGIEVFYPEFKSNEEKILYNYCLKNNIPISCGSDFHGLNKPYIKIGEISKNLTTEIEERIINYFINI; the protein is encoded by the coding sequence TTGTTTATTGGTAATTTAATAAAAAAAAATATAAAAAATTATTTTAATTCATCAGTTGATCTTCATTTGCATTCAAATCTTTCAGATGGCACATATTCGGTAAAAGAAATTTATTTCAATGCTAAAAAGCTTAAAATGAAAATTATTTCAATAAATGACCATGATAATATAATTCCAGAAAATGAATATAACGAATTTTTAAAAGATTCTTCTCTTAAATTAATTAATGGTATTGAAACTTCATCTTTTTTGTATTACAAAGAAAAGAAATTTTCTGTTCATGTTTTAGGATATAAAGTAAAGGATTATAATAAAGTGTTAAAATTAGTTGAGGAATTAAAAAAATTTAGAAGAGAGAGAAATTTAAAGATTTTGAATAAAATGAAAGATTTTTTTTATAAAAATAATATATTATTTGATTTTGAAAGTTTTGAAAGAAATTCTGATTTTAATAAAATTTCTAGATTGCATTATGCAAAAATCTTATTTGATTTAAAAATTGAGAAATCAGTAAAAAAAGCTTTTAAAAAATATTTAACAAGAGATGGGGTACTATATTGTGAAAAGAAAAATTTTGATTTTTTAGAACTTATAAATTATTTAAAAGATTGCTTTGCAAAAGTTTTCCTTGCACATCCTTTTATTTCATTTCCGAAAGAGCTTATATCTAATAAAAAGCAACTTATGAAATATTTTGATAATATTATTTTAAATGGGATTGATGGAATAGAAGTATTTTATCCAGAATTTAAAAGTAATGAAGAAAAAATTTTATATAATTATTGCTTAAAAAATAACATTCCTATCTCTTGTGGTTCAGATTTTCATGGATTAAATAAACCATATATAAAAATTGGAGAAATATCTAAAAATTTGACAACTGAAATAGAAGAAAGAATTATAAATTATTTTATTAATATATAA
- a CDS encoding ABC transporter ATP-binding protein, translating into MQQKNKVIEVKNLKTYYYLFDHVAKAVDDVSFEIYEGETLGVVGESGCGKSQTAFSIMRLIDKPGYIINGSIYYKGVDLLGLTEDEMLTIRGKEISMIFQEPMNSLNPLYTVGDQIREMILNHLNMTVEEAEERSIKYLELVGIPNPEKRFNDYPHQLSGGMRQRVMIAMALACEPSLLIADEPTTALDVTIQAQILKLIDELKSKVNSAIMFITHDLGVIANFADRVQVMYAGKIVESGAKREIFKNPLHPYSKGLLNSIPPIGFTKEKGKLYQIEGNVPSPKNFPEGCRFNTRCPYVKDICKEKNPDLKEVAPAHYVACWLF; encoded by the coding sequence ATGCAGCAAAAAAATAAAGTAATAGAAGTAAAAAATTTGAAAACATACTATTATTTATTTGATCATGTAGCTAAAGCTGTTGATGATGTTTCTTTTGAAATATATGAGGGAGAGACTTTAGGGGTTGTTGGAGAATCTGGTTGTGGGAAATCGCAAACTGCTTTCTCAATTATGAGATTAATTGATAAACCAGGTTATATTATAAATGGTTCAATTTATTATAAAGGGGTAGATTTGCTTGGTCTAACTGAAGATGAAATGTTGACAATCAGAGGTAAAGAGATTTCAATGATATTTCAGGAACCAATGAATTCTTTAAATCCTCTATATACTGTTGGTGATCAAATAAGAGAAATGATATTAAACCATTTGAATATGACAGTTGAAGAAGCTGAAGAAAGATCTATAAAATACTTAGAACTTGTTGGAATTCCAAATCCTGAAAAGAGATTCAATGATTATCCCCATCAACTTTCAGGAGGTATGAGACAAAGAGTTATGATTGCGATGGCTCTTGCTTGTGAGCCCTCATTGTTAATTGCAGATGAGCCTACAACAGCTTTGGATGTTACTATTCAAGCACAAATATTAAAACTTATTGATGAATTAAAATCTAAGGTTAATTCTGCAATTATGTTTATAACTCATGATTTAGGTGTTATAGCCAACTTTGCTGATAGAGTTCAAGTAATGTATGCAGGAAAAATTGTAGAATCTGGAGCAAAAAGAGAGATATTTAAAAATCCACTTCATCCATATTCAAAAGGTTTACTTAATTCTATACCACCTATTGGTTTTACAAAAGAGAAGGGTAAACTTTATCAAATAGAAGGAAATGTTCCTTCACCTAAAAACTTTCCTGAAGGATGTAGGTTTAATACAAGATGTCCTTATGTAAAAGATATATGTAAAGAAAAAAATCCAGATTTAAAAGAAGTTGCACCTGCTCATTATGTAGCTTGTTGGCTATTCTAA
- a CDS encoding ABC transporter ATP-binding protein, which translates to MKMLQVYNLVKHFPLKAGGFSFSQFQVHAINNISFYINEGETLGVVGESGCGKTTAGRLVLRMYEPTSGACYIDTEENIVKKCEELRQIYQNKKDEINKMKAMGYKITKEQLNDFDKIKKEYVNLADKYDIFHMKHDLLKKKRKEMQIVFQDPYSSLNPRMYVKDIIAEGIVEHTGIPWSEAYKEVYKLLDIVGLPSLSANKYPHEFSGGQRQRISIARALAVNPRFIVCDEATSALDVSIQAQILNLLIDLQKEFKLTYMFISHNLTVVQYMSDRIAVMYLGKIVELASSDQLYNNTKHPYSVALLSAIPVADPDYKFEVIPIEGDVPSPIFLPKGCYFRSRCRYAIEKCAIEEPQLEDIGNGHLVACFNPIKNKNEIKTK; encoded by the coding sequence ATGAAAATGTTACAAGTATATAATTTAGTTAAGCATTTCCCATTAAAAGCAGGTGGATTTAGTTTTTCTCAGTTTCAAGTTCATGCAATAAATAATATTAGTTTTTATATAAATGAAGGAGAAACTTTAGGTGTAGTTGGAGAATCGGGTTGTGGTAAAACTACAGCAGGGAGACTTGTTCTTAGAATGTACGAACCTACCTCAGGAGCATGTTATATTGATACAGAAGAAAATATTGTTAAAAAATGTGAAGAGTTGAGACAAATTTATCAAAATAAAAAAGATGAAATAAACAAAATGAAAGCTATGGGTTATAAAATAACCAAAGAGCAACTTAATGATTTTGATAAAATTAAAAAAGAATATGTAAATCTAGCTGATAAATATGATATTTTCCACATGAAACATGATTTATTGAAAAAGAAAAGAAAAGAGATGCAAATTGTTTTTCAAGATCCTTACTCTTCTCTCAATCCTAGAATGTATGTAAAAGATATTATTGCTGAAGGAATAGTAGAACATACAGGTATTCCATGGTCTGAAGCTTATAAGGAGGTGTATAAGCTTTTAGATATAGTAGGTCTTCCATCTCTTTCAGCAAATAAGTATCCACATGAATTTTCTGGTGGTCAAAGACAGAGAATTTCTATTGCAAGAGCTTTAGCAGTTAATCCAAGGTTTATTGTTTGTGATGAAGCCACATCTGCATTAGATGTTTCTATACAAGCACAAATTTTAAATCTTTTAATTGATTTACAAAAAGAATTCAAGTTAACTTATATGTTTATTTCTCATAATTTAACAGTAGTACAATATATGAGTGATAGAATTGCAGTAATGTATCTTGGGAAAATTGTAGAACTTGCATCATCAGATCAACTATATAATAATACAAAGCACCCTTATTCTGTGGCTCTTTTATCAGCTATTCCTGTAGCAGATCCAGATTATAAATTTGAAGTTATTCCTATAGAAGGTGATGTTCCATCTCCTATTTTTTTACCAAAAGGATGTTATTTTAGATCTAGATGTAGATATGCTATTGAAAAATGCGCTATAGAAGAACCACAACTAGAAGATATAGGCAATGGTCACTTAGTAGCTTGTTTTAATCCAATTAAAAATAAAAACGAGATAAAAACAAAATAA
- a CDS encoding 1-acyl-sn-glycerol-3-phosphate acyltransferase has translation MVENNNYKGGLVYSEKISKTKSPFLALWKTIFFDSKQRILLSRLFLRSFLAGKDIPKIFFYKNISKIKNLTYMVLKSWGEDIIKILKCQIYINGLDKIDKERNYLFISNHLSPVDIPLIYSTIPVLAGFVSNYELSYLPVFNFWMKKSNAVFIKFGDEKSLVDSLKKLIDNLKNGYNQILFPEGRMSPDGSVQNFNRGGIFSALITGIPIVPMFIKGTRECLKPGEFNFNLSVPLYIEYFDPIETNNISRNDKKNFVNYLYNLYKKFEEEFENRKDNLKLYNLE, from the coding sequence ATGGTTGAAAATAATAACTATAAAGGAGGTTTAGTTTATAGTGAAAAAATATCTAAAACTAAATCTCCTTTTTTAGCACTTTGGAAAACTATATTTTTTGATTCTAAACAGAGAATTTTATTATCAAGATTATTTTTAAGGTCTTTTTTAGCAGGAAAAGATATTCCAAAAATATTTTTTTATAAAAATATTTCAAAAATTAAAAATTTAACATATATGGTTCTTAAATCCTGGGGAGAAGACATAATAAAAATTTTAAAATGCCAAATATATATAAATGGTTTAGATAAAATTGATAAGGAAAGGAATTATCTCTTTATTTCAAACCATTTATCTCCTGTAGATATTCCATTAATCTATTCTACTATTCCTGTTTTAGCAGGATTTGTTTCAAATTATGAACTTTCTTATTTACCTGTTTTTAATTTTTGGATGAAAAAATCTAATGCAGTATTTATTAAATTTGGAGATGAAAAGTCACTAGTAGATTCATTAAAAAAGTTAATAGATAATTTAAAAAATGGTTATAACCAAATATTATTCCCAGAAGGTAGAATGAGTCCAGATGGGTCAGTTCAAAACTTTAATAGAGGAGGCATCTTCTCTGCTTTAATTACAGGAATTCCTATAGTCCCAATGTTTATAAAAGGGACTAGGGAATGTTTGAAACCTGGTGAATTTAATTTTAATCTTTCAGTTCCTCTTTATATAGAATATTTTGATCCTATTGAAACTAATAATATAAGTAGAAATGATAAAAAAAATTTTGTGAACTACCTTTACAATTTATATAAAAAGTTTGAAGAAGAGTTTGAAAATAGAAAAGATAATTTAAAATTGTATAATTTAGAATAA
- a CDS encoding DUF4349 domain-containing protein, which yields MLKNNNNLLKLSFIVLFYFICSLIILSCKNYKPLNNAKLFKNTNNLSNFSKTSEIKKTFTNSSNNSNSNTLNFIKKDFLIYNSYIKGRVENIDLFYKKIEELAINFEGYIVSYQIINSINDKNKTININLKIPSNKIFQFLDIIDKFFLIVESKNLFVEDVSLQYIDIDRRLKLKKEVEKRLLLLINRTDKVSEIIEIEKSLKEIREEIEVLEGQFNYLINNINYSNVNIEAEIFDRSNSNFFIKLLSSIKTGTKYLLNTFLFIVSLWPFIFLATLIIIVFLKLKKNIKVKQK from the coding sequence ATGTTAAAAAATAATAATAATTTATTAAAATTAAGTTTTATAGTACTTTTCTATTTTATTTGTTCCTTAATAATTCTTTCATGTAAAAATTACAAACCTTTAAATAATGCTAAATTATTTAAAAATACAAACAATTTATCTAATTTTAGTAAAACTTCAGAAATTAAAAAAACATTTACAAATTCAAGTAATAATTCTAATTCAAATACTCTAAATTTCATTAAAAAAGATTTTTTAATATATAATAGTTATATTAAAGGAAGAGTTGAAAATATAGATCTTTTTTATAAAAAAATAGAAGAATTAGCAATAAATTTTGAAGGCTATATAGTATCTTATCAAATTATAAATTCAATTAATGATAAAAACAAAACGATTAATATTAATTTAAAAATACCATCAAATAAAATTTTTCAATTTCTAGATATTATAGATAAATTTTTCTTAATAGTTGAGAGTAAAAATCTTTTTGTTGAGGATGTTTCTTTACAATATATTGATATAGATAGAAGGTTAAAATTAAAAAAAGAAGTTGAAAAAAGATTATTACTTTTAATTAATAGAACAGATAAAGTATCTGAAATAATAGAGATAGAAAAATCATTAAAGGAAATAAGGGAAGAAATTGAAGTTCTTGAAGGCCAGTTTAATTATTTAATAAATAATATAAATTATTCTAATGTTAATATTGAAGCAGAAATTTTTGATAGATCAAATTCAAATTTTTTTATTAAACTCTTATCTTCTATTAAAACTGGAACTAAATATTTATTAAACACATTTCTATTTATAGTAAGTTTGTGGCCATTTATTTTTTTAGCTACTTTAATAATTATAGTATTTTTAAAATTAAAAAAAAATATAAAAGTTAAACAAAAATAA
- a CDS encoding tetratricopeptide repeat protein — protein MKSEDFLKPQYRIYFIRKANELFNKKDYINAEKLFKLTKYIDGLIRLGDLYLFKKGNILKALELYKFANYQKRIDETCILIAKILSNWIKQDKHIENK, from the coding sequence ATGAAAAGTGAAGATTTTTTAAAACCACAATATAGAATCTATTTCATAAGAAAAGCAAATGAACTTTTTAATAAAAAAGATTATATTAATGCAGAAAAGCTATTTAAACTTACTAAATATATAGATGGTTTGATAAGATTAGGTGATCTGTATCTTTTCAAAAAAGGAAACATACTAAAAGCTTTAGAATTATATAAATTTGCAAACTATCAAAAAAGAATAGATGAAACTTGTATTTTAATAGCAAAGATTTTAAGTAATTGGATTAAACAGGATAAACATATAGAAAATAAATAA
- a CDS encoding exodeoxyribonuclease V subunit gamma, with amino-acid sequence MMNLFELNDKQKEAVFYNEGPLLVLAPAGSGKTKVLAYKIAYLIYNKKVSSKNILALTFTNKASKEMQFRVSSLLNCNKLDINISTFHSFFYNILKKEANLIGYKTNFSIYNENDCIELLNKIIEENDLDINVSIRELYMQISKYKNSLFELKYEDSNLKKIIKLYQEYLLSYNAMDFDDILLNFFNLLIENKTFYNKYSSIFKYILIDEYQDTNIIQYNIIKKLCENGSILTCVGDDDQSIYGFRGANYRNIFALERDFPNLKTIILTINYRNSKNILEASYSVINKNRLRKIKEVTSNREIYEKIVIFKSKNPENEAKFVYDIIYENLYKNGIKYQDIAVLYRNNYQSRPIEELFKIKNVPYKIYGEKSFYEREEIKDILSYIFFLVNPYDELSLLKIINKPKRGIGVKLIKKLTEISKINNISIFDIIKILSNDRLKFSFKEEEVDKLVEFYKQIEYFIVSIKNIENMYRTLKDLINVIKYEDYLKEKYDEKTYNYKIKNINSFIDSLFYLSKNLKDESEITIYDIVNRLKFLSSNDLEKDEEKTDSVNLMTIHSSKGLEFRIVILIGIEEEIIPSSNCLNDEDLEEERRLFYVAMTRAKDKLYISYNEKRFKFNNEYETYPSQFLDDIPEDLILYDLKEHENKVSAEDFARLKDLLRN; translated from the coding sequence ATGATGAATTTATTTGAATTAAATGATAAACAAAAGGAAGCTGTTTTTTATAACGAAGGACCACTTCTTGTTCTAGCTCCAGCAGGTTCAGGAAAAACAAAAGTTTTAGCATATAAAATTGCTTACCTTATTTATAATAAAAAAGTTTCTTCAAAAAATATTCTTGCTTTAACTTTTACTAACAAAGCATCTAAAGAAATGCAATTTAGAGTTTCTTCTTTATTAAATTGTAATAAATTAGATATTAATATATCTACTTTTCATTCCTTTTTTTATAATATATTAAAAAAAGAAGCCAATTTAATAGGTTATAAAACTAACTTTTCAATATACAATGAGAACGATTGTATAGAACTATTGAATAAAATAATAGAAGAAAATGATTTGGATATAAATGTTTCTATTAGAGAACTTTATATGCAAATAAGTAAATATAAAAATTCACTATTTGAATTGAAATATGAAGACTCTAATCTAAAGAAGATAATAAAACTTTATCAAGAATATCTTCTTTCTTATAATGCTATGGATTTTGATGATATTTTATTAAACTTTTTTAATCTTTTGATTGAAAATAAAACTTTTTATAATAAATACTCTAGTATTTTTAAATATATATTAATTGATGAATATCAAGATACTAATATTATTCAATATAATATTATAAAAAAACTATGTGAAAATGGTTCAATTTTAACATGTGTTGGAGATGATGATCAAAGTATATATGGTTTTAGAGGAGCAAATTATAGAAATATATTTGCACTTGAAAGAGACTTTCCTAACCTCAAAACTATTATATTAACAATTAATTATAGAAATAGTAAAAACATTTTAGAAGCTAGCTATTCTGTAATAAATAAAAATAGATTAAGAAAAATAAAAGAAGTTACTTCTAATAGAGAAATATATGAAAAAATTGTGATATTTAAAAGCAAAAATCCAGAAAACGAAGCTAAATTTGTATATGATATTATTTATGAAAATTTGTATAAAAATGGTATAAAATATCAAGATATAGCTGTTCTTTATAGAAATAATTATCAATCTAGACCTATTGAGGAATTATTCAAAATAAAAAATGTTCCCTATAAAATTTATGGAGAAAAATCATTTTATGAAAGAGAAGAAATAAAAGATATTCTCTCTTATATTTTTTTCCTAGTCAATCCATACGATGAACTATCTTTATTAAAAATTATTAATAAGCCAAAAAGAGGTATTGGGGTTAAGTTGATAAAAAAATTAACAGAAATATCAAAAATTAATAATATAAGTATATTTGATATTATAAAAATTTTATCTAATGATAGATTAAAATTTTCATTCAAAGAGGAAGAAGTAGATAAACTTGTAGAATTTTATAAGCAAATTGAATATTTTATAGTATCAATAAAAAATATTGAAAATATGTATAGAACTTTAAAAGATTTGATAAATGTTATAAAATATGAAGATTATTTAAAAGAAAAATATGATGAAAAAACTTATAATTATAAAATTAAAAACATTAATTCTTTTATTGATTCTTTATTTTATCTTTCAAAAAATTTAAAGGATGAATCAGAGATAACAATTTATGATATTGTAAATAGGCTGAAATTTTTATCTTCAAATGATTTAGAAAAAGACGAAGAAAAAACTGATAGTGTAAATTTAATGACTATTCATTCTTCAAAGGGACTAGAATTTAGAATTGTCATTTTGATTGGAATTGAAGAAGAAATTATTCCTTCTTCTAATTGTTTAAATGATGAAGATTTAGAAGAGGAAAGAAGATTATTTTATGTTGCTATGACTAGAGCCAAGGATAAGCTTTACATTTCTTATAATGAAAAAAGATTTAAGTTTAATAATGAATATGAAACTTACCCTTCCCAATTTCTTGATGATATTCCAGAAGATTTAATATTATATGATTTAAAAGAACATGAGAATAAAGTTTCAGCGGAAGATTTTGCTAGGTTAAAAGATCTTTTAAGAAATTAA